Part of the Camelus bactrianus isolate YW-2024 breed Bactrian camel chromosome 6, ASM4877302v1, whole genome shotgun sequence genome, aatttccCTGTTCAAATTACTGTGTGGTTTCTCTAACCTGCTTGGACCCAGTCTAATACATCTCCAACCTCTCTGTCCTCTCTTCACAGTCCATTTTCAGGCTTACCTGCCCCTACCTGTCCCATAATGTGAGTGCTCCTCAAGGCTCTCCCTTCTACTTTCTGTAACAGCCTCTCTAAGTGACTCATCTTCTCACCCGTCTTCAGTTATCAGGTTTGTGGAATTAACTAAAGAAACCAGGTAAAACCGGAGTCAGGATTGGCCTACAGGGAGAGCTCTCACGCCCAGTCATGTGTCATCAATTACCCCAAACTGGAAGAGATGTTTGCCTACATCTCCTACAGGAGGGTGTTCACTAAgcagcaggaagaagaaaactgTCCACAGCAGACAGTCCAGCCCATCAGAGCCAATTCACAGTGATCAGTTGTTTAAGGTGGTCCCCAACAGGCCATAAACTCTGAGATGGCAGAGGTAATTTCTGCCTGGCTCCTTGCTGGACCTCAGCACAGTGCCTAGTAAGTTATAGGAATACCATAAACATTTGTCcaaaaaataagtgaatgaataaggaACAAAACCTGTGAATGGCTTTTAATACAGGTGTAAAACTCTACTCAAGTATCAAGTAACTCAATAATAAGCATGTGACAAAATCCGATGATTAGATAATCTAATGTTTAATCAGTAGAAATTTGTATTGTGTGAATGAAATCCCCTCCTTTCCAattgctataaaatatattggttCAAATTGAGATTGAGATCTGTGTCTTTCATTCAAATGGAAATGAATATCCAGAAGAACAGAACACATTACGGTGTGCAGTCAGGAATCACAGATagatattttgttaaaatattccCCACCCGCACCCCCTGGAAACCAGATATAGGtctcagatggcagagctggaaGGGGTGACTGACCAGGGAATCTGCTTGTTCCCAGAGAATTTCCATGGCCTTAATTCAAGACAGGATTAAATACTTTAATGAGTAGGCAAAACGAACTGTGCTAATCTGAGAAATTCATTGCTACCCTGGGAGTTAATATAACTAACCCAAGTCATCAAGAAAACTATATTCTATTATCAGTTAACACTCAAACACTAAGAATTATGCTAGTTATAATTCAAAATAGATAGAATGAAGTAACTCTCCTGATAATGTCCTCAGGGACCAATTGCTTCCGTTCCTTTGGGGGAAGGAATTCCTAAAGAGGAAGgattcccccctcccctccaactGTCAGACTCCAACCGCTCCTCTCCTGGGTAATCAGCCGTAGAATATTTCTCTGACGCCAATATTTGACCTCCAGGAGAAACTATGCGGTAACCGCCTAATCATGATTGGGGAAAACTGAACCAGGGTCTGGACTTGGGCACCGGGAGAGAAAGGACTTGGGAGATTTCACGGTGGCCAGAAGGGCTGTGAGAGAGCTGGTCGGATGATCCGAAAGGCCCTAGATCCTAGCTGGTTGAGGATTTGTTGCGTATCTGGTGCGAGATTCAACTTCTCTCCGCATCCAGGAAGAGCACGCTCACTGCCTGTTAGCCCATGCCCAGCtttagactacatttcccagaaggcTCTACTCCCCGCGCTGTCGTACTTTACTGGGGCGTGTCTTGGAAGAGAAGCTAGTCCGCGAGCACCGCTGGGGCATCTCGCTCAGCTCGAGCCTCACCTGCCTCATTGCAAGATGATTGGGGTCCTGCTCCtgctcttccttccctttctcctgtaCATCGCTGCACCCCAAATCAGGTCTGTGCAAATGTATTGCCATCTCTTGAGAAGTCTTCGGGGGGGACATTAATCCTTATCGAAGCCCTGTTCttcaaaagaaggaagaaggaaacccCACTATGGGGCTCCAAGTAGGGGAGTTCGGTTGGTCGGAGGAGGACTCGCTGTCCTGGGTGCGGGGAGGGCGAGACCAGAAGACCCCAGGCTGTGCGAAGGGGCTGCAGTCTGGAGCACCTTGCTTTGTTTCTCCTGGCCCCTTTTTTTCGTCTAAGCAGCCCTCCTTTCTGGCTCCAGGGACCCCGAGGGCAAGGCTACTTCAAACACAAGTTTTTATCTCTGGAGGCTTCAGATCCTAAAATGGGATGTTGCCCTCAAGATCGTTTTACTCTTAGCTCCCAAGCCTTGAACTAGACCTATCTAGCTTCTTCCGTCGAACCTCTGAAGTACAATGGAGCGACTTGACTTTTTGCCTTTTGAAACTTCCCCTCGATGTGAATTGTGATATCTTCAGCTCACCCCCTTGTTGCTGTTAGATTTGCTCTTTCGCTGGGCAGACGTTGTAAAGCAGAGAAACGAAAAGGTTTCATCTGGAGCTGTATCCTGCCTTCGTAGTAGGGCTATCCGGGGCTCCGAATCCTGCCTTcggggttgggggcggggtggAGAGAGTGAGGGTCGTGGTCTCTTGACCATGTGACACATCAGCCAATGGCTCGCTGAGCGCCCCAGAGAATCCGCAGTGAGCTGCACAAGAGGCAGATTGCTGATTGGTTCTGAGTAAGTCACCAGTAGTGACGGTGGACCAGTGACTGAAGAGACACACTCCTTCCCTGGGTGGTGATGGAAGCGGAGTAGGAGGACGCTATCACTGTCGGATTGTACCTGGAAGGCCCGCTAAATCACACTGCCGTTTGTTACCATATTCACCTCTTCTTTCCTCCCCACTTGCCTCGTGCTCCTCGTCcagttgtttttttcctcccccgtGAACACCCAGTGCTCCCACCTCTAGGCACATGTGGGTGCCCATATTGGGATGAAAACGCTGCTTTTTATCTCTTTCTGCCACAAGATCCTCTTATTCATATAGAATCACAGTGAGAAGCTGAACCTGAACTGAAAATAGAGCTCATACCTCAAAGAGATTTTTCTAAGGAAGGTTATTCTCCAAGGGTCATATTCCCAACCACCTAGCTAGTTCATGGGAGCTAGACCAGAGGTGGACTTTAGTAATGGAttgtctctttccttcctgctggTTAAGAAGGAGGAGCTGGGTAGAGGTCTTGATATGTTGTAGCTTCTGGACCTAAAGCTGAACAGATGTGGGAAATTGAGCAGGGAGGCTTGTTCTGAGAAGGAATATGGTTCGTGAGCACCTTGAGTCAGTTTGCTTTCTTACTGGTCTGTTTGTTATAAGCAGGAACTTTGGTGGCTCGAAGTGTGTACTTTGCAATTCCAAATTCAATGAAAATGgcttaaatgttctttaaaaattcatctccTTGTCAActgattcttttgtttttttttcaattttattttttattgaagtgtagttgatttacaatgttagtttcaggtgtacagcaaagtgattctgttatacatatacatatatatatatatatttagattcttttccattatgctattacaagaaattgaatatagctccctgtgctatatagtagatccttgttgtgtattttatatataataatgtatatctgttaataccaagctcctaatttatccctcccccctcaaCTGATTCTTTTAAATTGAGTCCCAAGATTTGTAGAGAAAAGAACAATCTAAATCCTACTGACCCTTGTTTGTGCATTCATTCCTTTGGAGAAACAGAATAGATAGTGCTTAGGGAAGATTCAAATTAGTTAACCAGGACTTGGATCTCAGCTCccctttatatttatttatatcttttctttgtcttatttttaactgcatgtatgtatgtaactgTTTGtggttttttcctgtttgttttgccCCAGATTGACAAACTTTcgtaattttaactttttgtgtTGGGTTAGCTATTTTATCAAGGTCTTAAAGTGCCAGTTATGGACAGATTAACATAAGTGGACCAGTTCTGTCTTTTTCTAGACTGAGTCCTATGACTTCCTAAGCCTAAGGAGGAGCTCAACCCAAGGCCAGGAGCCTGGCTAAACAAATATTCATCCAGTTTTTGTACTGCAGGGAGCAGCTCTAAGGTTTGCCCTTATAATAGACTCCCTTCTGCCCTCAAGCAAGAGCAGAAAAGTTCGAACAAGAAAACTTTAAGCAAGAacagaaaatgtttgttttctttccttcaaccTAAATCTATAAAAGTACAGCAGTAGAGGGAACCAAAGCAACCCTCAGCCTTGAGATCTACAGACATGGGAGTGTTGCAGGAACCTCTGGCTGAGAGTGAAGGAGAATGAAGAACTGATGAGCTCTTCTCTGTCTGCAGGAAAATGCTGTCCAGCGGGGTGTGTACATCAACCGTCCAGCTTCCTGGGAAGGTAGCTGTGGTCACTGGAGCCAACACAGGCGTCGGGAAGGAGACAGCCAAAGAGCTGGCTAAAAGAGGCAAGTTCATCAGCTTCTAATTCCCTCCTGCTACTGCCTTTACCCCTCACAGTGATGACCATTCTaattatttcctcccagtctTGGAATTCAAGAACATTTCAGGGGCCACACTGATTTGCCGGTCTGATACTAGTACAGTGGTCTACATATCATGGGCACTTAATGaatattattgatttatttatttttcctgatttGTGTATCAGATACCTCTGTCGTGAAGTGGGAGTAAAACTCCTTTCTTTAAGAAAACAGTAGAAAATAATACTTAACAGCTGTAGTTGGTCTATGATGCTCACTCAAAAGCAGAGCTGACAGCTTGTATCTTTTATACATTGTTTGACAGGAGCCCGTGTATATTTAGCTTGTCGGGATGTGCAAAAGGGGGAATTGGTGGCCAGAGAGATCCAGACCATGACAGGGAACCAAGAGGTATTGGCGCGGAAACTGGACTTGGCTGATACGAAATCTATTCGAACCTTTGCTGAGGGCTTCCTAGCGGGTAAGTGTAGAACTGGAGACTATGTTTGGCAGTCTTAGccaaaatgaaaagatttctctGACACACAGAAATGCTAGACAAAATATAACCCAAAACTTCTGATTCATAGCTGAACTCATCAGTAACAAAGGGAAATCCTCAAGAGGtggaaacaaaaagagaattCAAAAAGTCATAGCAGGGCATAAGAACTAAAGCCAAAAGTCTCACAGTTGTACCAGAACTCAATATGGGCTTTAAAATCTGGAGTCCAAATACCCACACAGGGATAGGTGATGAGGCCTCAGGCTGTTGAGAGCTAGGTTGCTATATCTGAGGTTCCACATAAAGTTGAGACTCAGAAAAAGCCATCTGGTCCATGGTACaggggcttaaaaaaaaaagaaaaaacccaagcCATCAGCTCAGGGACATGACAAAGAAGTTTATCATCTCTTCAGGACGTGGATAAAGAGTCATCTGCAAGACATTAGAGCTTCAAGCTGGCATCATCTATGGAAGGAAATTCATTCACACCACTGAATGGCGCAAGAATCTTGAGctgagaaattaacacaaaaaccTGTAGTATCACATCAAAAGCAAATCCAAGAGCACGCTGTAGGCATATTCCCTCATAGCCCAGGGATCTAGGCCTCCCAAGGAAAACAGCTTCCACTGATACACACTTTTAGTCAGAAATTACAGACCACATGAGGAAATAAACCATGAGAGAGAGTTGGCAGATGCATCAAAGAGGCGAAACCTTTATTTCTTTAGGGGCCTGAATTGTAGTGGCAGCGGGGCATACAGAACATCCTTTATTCTCTTGCTTTGGAATTTTCCATTCAGCTTGGGAAGTCTTTCTGTTGGGAGAGTTGCACAGAACCCTTGCCAAAAACAGTAAGTAGCTTGGAAAATGGAGGAAAGACTGCAAATATGCAGCCCGTTTTCAAAGCCTGGGTGTGGGGTCGATTTTTAAGATGTAACAGCTGTGGCTGGTCACTTTCACATTCCATCTCCTCTTCCCTGCAGAGGAAAAGCATCTCCACATTTTGATCAACAATGCAGGAGTGATGATGTGTCCCTACTCCAAGACAGCAGATGGCTTTGAGATGCACATGGGAGTCAACCATTTAGGTAAGAAATCTAGTCCCACTGCAAAGTTAGAGGGAACCTGAAGTTCTCCTTGGAAAACTTAGGGGTCATAATGAGCCTTCTTGGTGGTGTGATTGGACTTTTGGGCCATAATAGACCGTAAGTGTATAATAAATAGTATGGTCCTGCCTGAAAGCTCAGGACTAAACTTGAGCCTTGCTCAAGTTTCCTCCCACATTTTAATCTGTGCTTCAGATTCAATTTACATTAGTATATTTTTGAACAACCTCATTGGACTGTGGACTTGGTTGCTTTCTTTATAGTGATCCTTGTGGGCAGCATCAAGTAGAGGCTATCCACTCTTAAAGAGTGATACTGATCAAAGTTGGAATAAGACAGGACTTCATAGTCATGTTCACATACTCCAGACCAACCTCATAGAAGGATGTCTCATGTCTTTGGCTGTTTCCATTTCCCTAAACCCTCACTGAACTTGTTCTATAGTTGATAATTAATGAGGCAAAAAGTCTTATTCTTGAATTCTCTGTCTCCTATATCTGAGCCCTGCTCACTGCTACTCCCTTCAACTCCCCATTGGCCTTGAACTCTGTTAATTCTAGTTTTTCTCATAGGTCACTTCCTCCTGACCCATCTGCTGCTAGAGAAGCTGAAGGAATCAGCCCCATCAAGGGTAGTGAATGTGTCTTCCTTAGCACATCACCTGGGAAGGATCCACTTCCATAACCTGCAGGGTGAGAAATTCTACAATGCAGGTCTGGCGTACTGTCACAGCAAGTTAGCCAACATTCTCTTTACCAAGGAACTGGCCCGGAGACTAAAAGGTAGGCTTTGAAGAAATGAATGTGGAGACATGAGTCAATGGGAAGTAGCTAAAAGCCACGGGAATAGGAACTGTTTTCTGGAGCCGATCTCCCGGACAGGACCTGCTTCCATGGCTCCACCTGGGTATAGTTTTAGTAAGCAGCCCACAGCTGACTACTGGAGGTGGCTGGCAGGAGATGGGAAGTCCTGACTTTGAGTCTGAAGGCTTGGCTTTGGCACTTGCTAGCTTTATGATCTgcagcaagttgcttaacttttcAAGACTTATTTCCTAACAGGGAAAATGGGACTGCTTCACAGGTTGTTATTGTCATGATCAATTCAGGCCTCATGAGCAAGTCAAGGATTTTGACTTGTAGTGAAACTAGATAGAAGGGAGGGACCAAAACTGGCTACAACCATTAGGATAAAATAGGTGCTGGgactgtggggtggggggagtgtctCTCTAACAACAGAGGGTCAAATAAGAGGAAAATGTAAGCTTGAGGAGGGGAGTCTCCAGGTGCAAATACACAGAGGTCCTTAGCATGGTTTACTCTGGATTTCCAATAAGGAGAAAGGAAATCCAAGGTGGCCAGTTAGAGTTACTTAGGAGTTGAGGCAGGCAGAATTCAGGCTAAAGGAATCAGACACAGGAGCCCTAGTGTTGGAATAGGATCATCAAACCATGTGGACAGCTGTGAGATGGAGAGGAGAGTCTGCCCAGGGCATAATATCCTTTATTTATCAGCTTGGGATGGATCAGGGTAACTTCATGTTGAAAACTATCCAAAGGGTTGGTCAGGAAGCTAGGGTGGCCCGGAGGTGGAGAGATGGGCCCAGCTGTGAGGATCAGATAAAAGCAGAGGATACATGAGGAAGGAAACCCGATAGGAGTGAGGATTAGGAGGGAAATAGCTGTGGTACAATGGAAGAAACCTGGGCATGATGGAAGAGTCATCCATTCAACCACTCAACAGCCATGTATTCAGTGCCCATGCTATTCTGTACACTGAATTAGGGCATTGGGGGTGGAGTGGTTCATGTCCAACGGAGGGGAGAGATGATTAACAGGTATTTATACAAATTCTCATTGTAAAAGTTCAAATAATGTAGAAATATAAAGagttaaaggtgaaaaaaaacaaaccttacttactctctctctctcccctcctactTTTCTCCTCTTAAGAAACCACTGTCAGCAACTTGATGTGCATGATGTGCACCTTTTCAGTCATTTTCTTGTgtgtttacatatgtatgtatcataCATCAGGAACTTAAAATCCAACACAATATCTTAGAGATCTTTCCATGTAGTACATAGAGATTTATCCCATTCTTTTTGTTCCTGCATTGTGTTTCATAGTATAGATGTGCcttagtttatttattcatttccttaACAACATCTAAATAGCTTCCTTTTCGTTGTTATTGTTTAATTATAATTGTGATAAATGCTCTAAAATGGAATTACAAGGACCTATAATGGATTggcgggggtggtgggggaaACCTTTTTCAGTCTGAGGGATCAGGGAAGACTTTTCTGGGGGAGTGAGTTGCAAACTGAGCCCTTGCAGGATGATTAGAAATTAAATGGGTTACAGTGTGGGTGCAGTGAGGCAGCTGAAGGGGCTgaggaacattccaggcagaagagaATTCATGAAGGTCTGGGCTCAGTCTGAGAAGTAAAGCCATCATAGTTAGAATGTAGAAAACGAGAGGAAAAGCAGTCTGAGCTGAGACTGGTAAGCTAGGTAGAGGTGAAATCCAGAGAGGCCACGATAAGGATTTTAGTGGTTATTCTAAGAGCAATGGGAAATCTTTCAAATGAAAACTTCTTAAAAACgagggcagtgagggagggtatagctcaagtgtagAACGCATGCCtaacatacacaaggtcctgggttcaatccccagtacctcctctaaaaataaataaataagtaaacctaattaccttccccccaaacaaacaaacccccaaaataaaaatgagggcAAGGGTAGATACAGCAGGTGATTTCTGTGGTTGAGACAGGAAGTGAGGCTAGCTTGGAGTAggatggtggaggtggagggtagTGGACACTCCTGAGAGATATTCAGGGCTTATTGATTGGAGGTGCATGGTGATGTGGGAAATCCTTAAGAACTGGTCCCTTGTGCCTGCGTGGTTGAAAGGGCAGGGAACACTGCAAGAATCAGGCTTGGCCTTAAATACATGAAGTCAGTTTTGGACCTCTGAGTCTGCATTACTCTGGGTCATCTAGAGTAGATGTCAAGTAGAAAGTAACACAGGTCCACAGTCCTCTATCTGCAGTTGTGAACTCTACAAAGGCCTGAAAGTTCAGATTTTTTCATAAGCTTTACACCAAAACCCATTTGGCAGCAAGACCTCACCTGTACTAGGGAGAACAGATAATGGACactattttaaatgtgaaaaaaatagaactaggagtccaaaaaggaacaaagaaaatcaGACTGCCCTAGAAAATGTAGGAAGATACATATATCTATGTACTGTCTATGTATGTATTGTATTGCCTTTGTGAAATCAAAACAACTTGGAAAATTTTCTGACCCCAAGATTTCTAAGAGAATTAGGGACCTGAAATAGCATATGCATAAGTGTCATTTAGCATTTACCATgcaccaggcactattctaaactCTTTTAcatatgaactcatttaattctcagaacaacTCTGTGAGGTGCAGGTATTatgagagatgaggaaattgaatcacattttccattttacagctgaggaaattgAGTCACAGCATcaagaacttgcccaaggtcacatatctTCTGAGTCGTAAAGCTGGAATTTGAAACTGGGCACTCTGCTGCAAAGTCCATACCCTTAACCACCACTTTATACTGCCTTTTATAGTCAGTCAAGAGTTAAAATTAGCAGTTTGGACCATAGGTAAAAAATGTGAGTGCTATAAAGTTATAGAGTGAGTTTAGTGAGCCATGAGAACTCCAACATTTAAAGTTTGAGTAGAAGATGTTAAACTGGTCCAGGAAACTGGAGGAAGCATCCAGAAAGTTTATAAAAACTAGAAGAGGTATGATCATGGAAGCCAATGAAAAGTCAGTCTTAGGAAGTTAGTGGTCAACAATGTCAAGTGCTTCCAAGTggtcaagtcctggctctgctgcttcctAACAGTtaataacctctctgagccttaatcTTAATCTGTGATATGGAGGTATAAATTTCTGTGAGGAGTGCTTGTGATAGCATTGTGGGAAGGGAGTCCACGTGGGGCAAATGTTTATTCATGTCCTCTGCTCTCTTTGGCCATTTGACAACATCAATCCTGTCTTCCCCTCTGTATGACACCCCTACACCAGGCTCTGGCGTTACAGCGTACTCTGTACACCCTGGCACAGTCAACTCTGACTTGGTTCGGCACTCATCCGTCATGAGATTTTTTTGGctgcttttctccttcttcttcaagACCCCTCAGCAAGGAGCCCAGACCAGCCTCTACTGTGCCTTAACGGAAGGTCTTGAGATTCTAAATGGAAACCACTTCAGGTATGAGTATATCTGTTTTTGAAGATGGAATTTTATTGCTCACAGGAAATAATATGGATTTGTCTGGTGTACcataccctttaaaaaaaatacattgtccAACATAGCTTTTGTCTCTGGATTCTAGGAGTTTTATCTTTTAATAGGGAAATTTGACCATTCACATTTTTGGGGGTAACTGCTAGGTTTGATTTTATTTATGCTGTCTTATACAGATGATTCTGCTTTGTGGCTGTTCCTTTTCTTCCTACATTTTATGTCAGTCTagctttctttgttcctttttggaCTCCTAGTTCTATTTTTCACGTTAAAAAGAATTTGAATCTgtatttctctgttgccttcagGACTAAAATAGTATCAATGGACCTCATTCTCGAGTAAGTGaagactttttaaactttttattgtagGGAGTTTGAATGTACACAGGAGTAGACAAAATAACATGTTGAATCCCCATATACCCATAATCAGCCTCAATAACCATTAAATCCATGGCCAGTCCTGCCCCATCCTCATCCACCACCCCTTCCcatatttttttgaagaaaatcttAGATATCACATAAGATCaaaattttaacatgttttaCCTCCATCTTCAAGATATTATAGAAATAACCCAAAATTTTAGAGGAAGGGCTATAAATAAATTAAGATTGAAATGAAAGGTAGACAGTCAGATCGTGAAAGGCCTATAATGCTAGACTTAGAGAGGAGCCCCAGAGTTGTTTCAGCAGAGAGAGACACGATCTGGTCTGTGCTTTAGAAAAACATCCTTGGTGactttgttagatgaatgaataagtacCCCAAATGAGAGATAATGAGCTTCTGATTTAGGGTAATGACAGTTGGAATGAAGAGAATGTTTTAAGTGAGAAAGGCCCTGAAAAGGCAGAATTTTTACCACTTGATGACCAACTGAGTGAGGGAATAAAGGAAGATTTGGTGACCTGGGTTCAAGCCTGACTTATTAGGAGACTGATGGTGACATTAACTGAGACAGCAGGTGTGGATAAATAATGTGTATAACTTAGGGTTCTTTGATTCTAAAGCAGTGGAAATGGACTCTGGCTAACTTAAGAGAAGAATTTATTGAAATATGAGGGTACTCCTAGGTCCAAAGGGAAGACTGAAGAGCCAGGTTTagaacagtcagaatggccagtcAGCGGGCCAAAACACTGCAGCTAGAGTGAACGTCAACTACCTTCAGTCTGTTTTGTTCCTCACCATCCACTGTCCAGGCAGAAGACAACTGGATCTCCTTTCTGCCTGATTCCCACCTCTatcccctcacccccactcccTTGGCTACTGGAGGACAGGCAGGCACTTGATTAACAGGCTCTTCAAGCTTTAGCCAAGAGAAATAGGCAATTCCATAGAAAGAAATCAGGTAGCTATTGCCAAAAGAATGTGGAATGGACGTTCAACCAAAGAATGACAATTGCCCACTATCTAGTAAACGTGGCTCTTGTACATGTTGAGTGTGTTATTCATAAGAAATATGAGTAGAATTGTGTAGTAGATAGTTGGAAATGTGGGTCTGAGTGCAAGAAGATAGATTATTTAGTTTAGTACACTGGGATGATTTTCCAAGAGTGACTGAATTCTTTTTCCCtggaaattttaagaaaagaaataacgcTTTTTCTTGGTTTTGTCTTAGTGATTTAAATAAAGTCAACCTCAAATCCATAATTGTTAAGTTGACTTTTGAAAAGCCTTTCCAGTGCCATGGATTCTTAATTTTAGGCATTTTGAAGATCCAACAGCAACCACCTAGGCCACTGTCAAGACATGAGCATAAAAGTCTGTCTTTATTGAAGCCATAGGACCTTTGCACTGATGGTGCTTTTCTGCCCCAAACTACTGATCTACTTTTtgtctttatggatttgcctatGTAAGTGGAATTAGAtaatatatggccttttgtgactgtattatttcacttagcataatgtgttaAAGGTTCATTCATGCCAAAGTatatatcaatacttcattcctttttattgccaaatatctCGTTTTATGGTTATATcatgtttctttatccatttgtcagttgatgggcatttggattgtttccactttttggttatttgaataatgctgctgtgaacattcacgtACAAAGTTTGTATGAACATTTCTCtagggtatatacccagaagtggaatttcacTGGAACATGGGTCATATATTAACTCCATTTTAGCTGTTGAGGAATtaccagattgttttccaaagtggctgcaccattttacattgccACAAGCAGTATATGAGgcttccaatttttccacatctttgttaacacttgttattgtctgtctgtCCTTTTGATACTAGCTATCTGAGTAAGGATAAAGTAGTATGTCACTGTGGTTCTCATTTGCAATTTCCTGCTAAGGATGTTGagtatgttttcatgtgcttattgtccACTGGAGGTATCTTTGTTGGAgcaatgtctattcaaatcctttgcctatttttaaattg contains:
- the LOC105074698 gene encoding retinol dehydrogenase 11; translation: MIRKALDPSWLRICCVSGARFNFSPHPGRARSLPVSPCPALDYISQKALLPALSYFTGACLGREASPRAPLGHLAQLEPHLPHCKMIGVLLLLFLPFLLYIAAPQIRKMLSSGVCTSTVQLPGKVAVVTGANTGVGKETAKELAKRGARVYLACRDVQKGELVAREIQTMTGNQEVLARKLDLADTKSIRTFAEGFLAEEKHLHILINNAGVMMCPYSKTADGFEMHMGVNHLGHFLLTHLLLEKLKESAPSRVVNVSSLAHHLGRIHFHNLQGEKFYNAGLAYCHSKLANILFTKELARRLKGSGVTAYSVHPGTVNSDLVRHSSVMRFFWLLFSFFFKTPQQGAQTSLYCALTEGLEILNGNHFSDCHVAWVSAQARNETVARRLWDVSCDLLGIPMD